From Pseudomonas sp. G.S.17, the proteins below share one genomic window:
- a CDS encoding substrate-binding domain-containing protein: MNRRPATLRGIAQQLNIHVSTVSRVLNGTLDHAGRAASKDTIERIRALAASLDYQPNTHARTLKTRNSREIGVLVPRLSDIVLATVYEGIDEAASAMGYTSFVANTLDLPERQRERAERALARNVAGLIISDVHCTNEAGFLEELEERQVPFVLVSRRRGQHCSITSDDEMGGRLVAEHLFAQGHTRVAVIAGEPHSSNAMERTASFVEYYREQGIEIAAERIIPGHFDTQTGFSTGEILLAHPQPPTAIFAVNDFLAIGLFGALRNRRLVAGRDIAVVGYNDTPLAAHLQLTSISTSMHAQGVQAVQTLLKRLAGEPVQSHRFPALLKVRASSLCRP, from the coding sequence ATGAACAGACGTCCGGCTACGCTTCGCGGTATCGCCCAGCAACTCAATATCCATGTTTCAACCGTCTCGCGAGTCTTGAACGGCACGCTGGATCACGCCGGTCGCGCGGCCTCCAAAGACACCATCGAGCGTATTCGCGCGCTGGCGGCCAGCCTGGATTACCAGCCCAACACCCATGCCAGGACTCTGAAAACCCGTAATAGCCGTGAGATTGGCGTGCTGGTGCCGAGGCTGTCCGATATTGTGCTGGCAACGGTTTATGAAGGCATCGACGAAGCCGCCAGCGCCATGGGCTATACCTCATTCGTCGCCAATACCCTGGACCTGCCCGAACGTCAGCGCGAACGGGCCGAGCGAGCGCTGGCGCGCAATGTTGCCGGGCTGATCATCAGCGACGTGCACTGCACGAATGAAGCGGGATTTCTTGAGGAACTGGAAGAACGCCAGGTGCCGTTCGTATTGGTCAGCCGACGCCGGGGCCAACACTGTTCGATCACTTCCGACGACGAAATGGGCGGTCGACTGGTTGCCGAGCATTTATTCGCCCAAGGGCATACGCGTGTCGCGGTGATTGCCGGCGAGCCGCACAGCAGCAACGCAATGGAACGCACCGCCAGCTTTGTCGAGTATTACCGGGAGCAAGGTATCGAAATTGCTGCTGAACGGATCATCCCCGGCCATTTCGATACGCAGACCGGTTTCAGCACCGGCGAAATCCTGCTCGCTCATCCGCAGCCGCCCACGGCGATTTTCGCCGTCAACGACTTCCTCGCCATCGGCTTGTTCGGTGCCCTGCGCAATCGCAGGCTGGTGGCCGGGCGTGACATCGCCGTGGTCGGCTACAACGACACGCCGCTGGCTGCCCACCTGCAACTGACCAGCATCAGCACCAGCATGCATGCCCAAGGCGTGCAAGCCGTGCAAACCCTGCTCAAACGCCTGGCAGGGGAACCGGTGCAATCCCATCGTTTCCCGGCGCTGCTGAAGGTACGGGCCAGCAGTCTTTGCCGGCCGTAA
- the araG gene encoding L-arabinose ABC transporter ATP-binding protein AraG — protein MQQLATEQQPSAGSLRFNGIGKTFPGVRALSDINFEARPGSVHALMGENGAGKSTLLKILGGSYQPNSGSLSIGGQEQVFKSTADSIAAGVAVIHQELQLVPEMSVAENLLLGHMPNRWGMVNRRAMVRRARELLKGLADEIDPNTRLGDLSLGQRQLVEIAKAMSRNAHVIAFDEPTSSLSAREIDRLMAIIIKLRDEGRVILYVSHRMEEIFRVCDAVTVFKDGRFVRTFEDMADLDHDRLVTCMVGRDIQDIYNYRPRQHQGPSLRVTGLMGPGLQEPVSFAVEKGEVLGFFGLVGAGRTELFRMLSGLTRSKAGVLQIEGKALEFKSPRDAIAAGILLCPEDRKKEGIVPLSSVQENINIGARPRHVSLGCLIQGRWERDNAKAQIKSMNVKTPSADQQMLFLSGGNQQKAILGRWLSMPMKVLLLDEPTRGIDIGAKSEIYQIIHNLAADGIAVIVVSSDLMEVMGIADRILVMSEGAITGELTRDEANEARLLQLALPRTRV, from the coding sequence ATGCAACAACTGGCCACTGAACAGCAACCATCCGCTGGCAGTCTGCGTTTCAACGGGATCGGCAAGACCTTTCCCGGTGTGCGTGCGCTGTCGGACATCAACTTTGAAGCACGTCCGGGCAGCGTGCATGCCTTGATGGGCGAAAACGGCGCGGGCAAATCCACGCTGTTGAAGATTCTTGGCGGCTCATACCAGCCCAACAGTGGCAGCTTGTCCATTGGCGGGCAGGAACAGGTCTTCAAGTCCACGGCTGACAGCATTGCCGCCGGTGTCGCGGTGATTCACCAGGAACTGCAACTGGTGCCGGAAATGTCCGTCGCCGAGAACCTGTTACTCGGCCACATGCCCAACCGCTGGGGCATGGTCAATCGGCGGGCCATGGTGCGCCGCGCCCGGGAACTGCTTAAAGGTCTGGCCGACGAAATCGACCCGAACACTCGCCTGGGCGATTTGTCCCTCGGTCAGCGCCAGTTGGTGGAAATCGCCAAGGCTATGTCCCGTAACGCCCATGTCATCGCCTTCGATGAACCCACCAGCAGTCTATCGGCCCGGGAAATCGATCGATTGATGGCGATCATCATCAAGTTGCGCGACGAAGGTCGGGTCATTCTTTACGTGTCGCACCGTATGGAAGAGATCTTCCGGGTCTGCGATGCAGTGACGGTGTTCAAGGATGGTCGCTTCGTACGCACCTTCGAGGACATGGCCGACCTGGATCATGATCGGCTGGTGACTTGCATGGTCGGTCGCGACATTCAGGATATCTACAACTATCGCCCGCGCCAGCATCAGGGGCCAAGTCTGCGGGTGACCGGACTGATGGGGCCAGGGTTGCAGGAACCAGTCAGTTTCGCCGTGGAGAAGGGCGAAGTGCTGGGCTTTTTCGGCCTGGTGGGCGCTGGCCGTACCGAACTGTTCCGCATGCTTTCCGGCCTGACACGCAGCAAGGCAGGCGTTCTGCAGATTGAAGGCAAGGCGCTGGAATTCAAGTCCCCGCGTGACGCCATCGCCGCCGGGATACTGCTGTGCCCGGAGGATCGCAAGAAAGAGGGCATCGTGCCGCTGTCCAGCGTGCAGGAAAATATCAATATCGGCGCGCGGCCGCGTCACGTCAGCCTGGGTTGCCTGATTCAGGGGCGATGGGAGCGCGATAACGCCAAGGCGCAGATCAAGTCAATGAACGTCAAGACGCCCTCGGCCGATCAGCAAATGCTGTTCCTATCCGGCGGCAATCAGCAGAAGGCGATTCTCGGGCGCTGGCTGTCGATGCCCATGAAGGTGCTGCTGCTGGATGAGCCGACGCGCGGCATCGACATCGGCGCGAAATCCGAGATCTATCAGATCATCCATAACCTTGCCGCCGATGGCATTGCGGTCATTGTCGTGTCCAGCGATCTGATGGAGGTCATGGGCATTGCCGACCGGATCCTGGTCATGAGCGAGGGCGCCATCACTGGCGAGCTTACCCGCGACGAGGCCAATGAAGCACGACTGCTGCAACTGGCACTGCCGCGAACCCGCGTCTGA
- a CDS encoding TonB-dependent receptor, producing the protein MPAVFLRRLRLTHLGMRPLLQMSCHASVLVGLGAGSVLVAPAWAEEGARHNYQIPAGSLSSALTRFAAQAGVSLSVDPALVAGRNTAGLTGDYAPQEGFARLLQGTGLQLQPVADQSYTLIAAPTSENGSMVLPQTSIDGSRFDQQGDVYSGGQVTRRGNQGMLGDHDFMETPFNLTSYTSTTVKNQQARTLGDVVANDPSVRTTNPAGGRFEQFSIRGLSLYNSDVSFGGLYGVLPTYSIDMEMVERIDILKGPGALLGGIAPRGSVGGGINIEPKRAGKDPLTEFTGSYASAGQFGGSMDIGRRFGDEQEYGVRFNGVRQSGETEWDHQSVEREAAVIGLDFKKERVRLSLDFGRSERHGDAPIERVEVAAGIKMPKAEDIHHNFAQPWTYADSKDTFGAVRGEYDVSDSLMVYAAAGARSGEYDFLRHAVQVTNSNGNFNMTPRSFQRDEEVKTFTVGARSWFNTGPIGHTVNLSLNRFDMEFDNSGERYLTRVSNLYNPVLQPYPGVPNRFDTSTHTEDVFSSAALADTLSFFDDRVLLTLGARLQRVEVDAYANGVLGQQYDEQATSPAAGLVIKATDNISLYANYIEGLSQGETAPTTATNRDEVFAPYKSKQTEVGVKLDMGGFATTLSVFRIEQPSYITDASGNFKPDGELRNQGVELNLFGELASDVRLLGGVMVLDSEQTKTALGQYDGKRGTGSPILNANMGLEYDINRLPGLTLTARAIHTGSQYLDQANEQKIDAWQRYDLGGRYAFKLGSNPITLRAAVENVLDKTYWVSAATSSDAAAGLTLSTPRTWLVSATVGF; encoded by the coding sequence ATGCCCGCAGTTTTTCTTCGACGTCTGCGCCTGACCCATCTGGGCATGCGTCCTTTGCTTCAAATGAGTTGCCACGCCAGCGTTCTGGTCGGGCTGGGTGCGGGTTCGGTGCTGGTCGCGCCGGCATGGGCCGAAGAGGGCGCCAGACACAACTATCAGATCCCCGCCGGAAGCCTGAGCTCGGCATTGACCCGTTTTGCTGCGCAGGCCGGTGTCAGTCTGTCGGTTGATCCGGCCTTGGTCGCCGGTCGCAACACCGCCGGGCTGACGGGCGACTATGCACCCCAGGAAGGTTTTGCCCGTTTGCTGCAAGGCACTGGCCTGCAATTGCAGCCGGTCGCCGATCAGTCCTATACGTTGATTGCGGCACCGACCAGTGAAAATGGCTCGATGGTGTTGCCGCAAACCTCCATCGACGGCAGCCGCTTTGATCAACAGGGCGATGTGTACTCCGGCGGGCAAGTCACGCGACGCGGCAATCAGGGCATGCTCGGCGATCATGACTTCATGGAAACGCCGTTCAACCTGACGTCCTACACCAGCACGACGGTGAAGAATCAACAGGCTCGCACCCTCGGCGATGTTGTCGCCAACGATCCTTCGGTGCGTACCACCAATCCGGCCGGTGGTCGTTTTGAGCAGTTCTCCATTCGCGGTTTGAGCCTGTACAACAGCGACGTGTCGTTCGGCGGTCTGTACGGCGTGCTGCCGACGTATTCCATCGACATGGAGATGGTCGAACGCATTGATATCCTCAAAGGCCCCGGCGCACTGCTCGGCGGCATCGCGCCCCGTGGCAGCGTGGGTGGCGGGATCAATATCGAGCCCAAGCGCGCAGGCAAGGATCCACTCACCGAATTTACCGGCAGCTATGCGTCTGCGGGCCAGTTCGGCGGCAGCATGGACATTGGTCGACGTTTTGGCGATGAACAGGAATACGGCGTGCGCTTCAATGGCGTGCGTCAGTCCGGCGAAACCGAGTGGGATCATCAGTCGGTGGAGCGCGAAGCAGCGGTGATCGGCCTGGATTTCAAGAAAGAGCGGGTGCGTTTGTCCCTTGATTTCGGTCGTTCCGAGCGCCACGGCGATGCACCTATCGAACGAGTGGAAGTCGCCGCCGGGATAAAAATGCCCAAGGCCGAAGACATCCATCACAACTTTGCCCAGCCCTGGACTTACGCCGATTCCAAGGACACCTTCGGCGCGGTGCGTGGCGAGTATGACGTCAGCGATTCATTGATGGTCTATGCCGCAGCCGGCGCGCGCAGTGGCGAGTACGACTTCCTGCGTCACGCGGTGCAGGTCACCAACAGCAACGGTAATTTCAACATGACCCCTCGCTCGTTTCAGCGCGACGAAGAGGTCAAGACCTTTACCGTCGGCGCGCGCAGCTGGTTCAATACCGGGCCGATTGGCCATACCGTCAACCTGAGCCTGAACCGCTTCGACATGGAATTCGATAACAGCGGCGAGCGTTACCTGACCCGCGTCAGCAACCTCTACAACCCGGTGTTGCAGCCATATCCGGGCGTGCCCAATCGCTTCGACACCTCGACTCACACCGAAGATGTGTTCTCCAGTGCGGCGCTGGCCGATACCTTGAGCTTCTTCGATGATCGGGTGCTGTTGACCCTCGGCGCGCGGCTGCAACGGGTCGAGGTCGACGCCTATGCCAATGGCGTGCTCGGTCAGCAATATGACGAGCAAGCCACGTCGCCAGCGGCGGGTCTGGTGATCAAGGCCACCGACAACATTTCCCTGTACGCCAATTACATCGAAGGCCTGAGCCAGGGCGAAACCGCGCCGACCACGGCGACCAACCGCGATGAAGTGTTTGCGCCGTACAAATCGAAACAGACCGAAGTCGGCGTCAAACTCGACATGGGCGGCTTCGCCACGACCTTGAGCGTGTTCCGCATCGAACAACCAAGCTATATCACCGACGCCAGCGGCAACTTCAAGCCCGATGGCGAACTGCGTAATCAGGGCGTCGAGTTGAACCTGTTTGGCGAACTCGCCAGCGACGTGCGTCTGCTGGGCGGGGTGATGGTGCTCGACAGCGAGCAGACCAAAACCGCTTTGGGCCAGTACGACGGCAAGCGCGGCACCGGTTCGCCGATCCTCAATGCCAATATGGGGCTCGAATACGACATCAACCGGTTGCCGGGCTTGACCTTGACCGCGCGGGCCATCCACACCGGCTCACAATACCTGGATCAAGCCAACGAGCAGAAAATCGACGCCTGGCAGCGCTACGATCTGGGCGGGCGTTACGCCTTCAAATTGGGCAGCAATCCGATCACCCTGCGCGCCGCAGTCGAAAACGTGCTGGACAAGACTTACTGGGTTTCTGCCGCTACGTCGTCGGATGCAGCGGCCGGCTTGACCTTGTCTACACCGCGCACCTGGCTAGTGTCGGCGACGGTGGGTTTCTAG
- a CDS encoding sigma-70 family RNA polymerase sigma factor, which translates to MRQTAGPSEATLENFYREHRSWLENWLRARLGNAWDAADLSQDTFVRVLASQHSEPLTQLREPRAYLLTVGKRLLVNHYQRRSLEQAYLQALATLPETVIPSPEQRWILLETLQALDELLDALPLAVRRAFLWAQLEGLGYAQIAQRLQVSERTVKRYMAQAYTHCLMAEL; encoded by the coding sequence ATGAGGCAAACAGCAGGGCCGTCAGAGGCCACTCTGGAAAATTTCTACCGTGAACACCGCAGCTGGCTGGAAAACTGGCTGCGTGCGCGGCTGGGCAATGCGTGGGATGCCGCCGACCTGAGCCAGGATACCTTTGTCCGGGTTCTGGCCAGCCAACACAGCGAACCGCTGACCCAACTGCGTGAACCTCGCGCGTATCTACTGACGGTCGGCAAGCGTTTGCTGGTCAATCATTATCAGCGTCGCAGCCTTGAACAGGCTTATCTTCAGGCCTTGGCGACTTTGCCCGAGACTGTCATTCCGTCCCCCGAACAACGCTGGATTCTGCTGGAAACCCTGCAAGCCCTGGATGAATTGCTCGACGCGTTGCCGCTGGCGGTGCGCCGGGCATTTTTATGGGCGCAACTGGAAGGCTTGGGTTACGCGCAGATCGCGCAGCGGCTGCAGGTGTCCGAGCGCACCGTAAAACGCTACATGGCCCAGGCTTACACCCATTGCCTGATGGCCGAGCTGTGA
- a CDS encoding ABC transporter substrate-binding protein — MTHASEPRARSFTRLALACSIAVGALSPLAAMAESTLRIAMTAADIPLTHGQPDQGYEGNRFTGITMFDSLVEWDLSQGEKPSTLIPGLATEWAVKPDDHTKWIFKLRPGVKFHDGSAFNADSVVWNVNKVLDKQAAQYAPGQIGMTVSRMPTLRSAQKIDDLTVELTTSEPDAVLPYNLTNLFMASPTAWQKDFAAVPAATTDPAERSKLAWTAFASHSVGTGPFKMDRMVPRQELVLDKNPGYWDPKRIPKVDHVVLIPLPEANARTAALLSGQVDWIEAPAPDAIEQIKSKKFKIYANGQPHLWPWQFSFAPGSPWLDKRVRQAANLCLDRSELKAYLGGFMQEATGIYEKDSPWYGNPDFKIKYDQAAAQKLMADAGFSKDHPVKVKVLTSASGSGQMQPLPMNEYIQQSLKGCYFDVDIAVTEWNTLFSGWRLGAKDPAAQGANAINVSAAVMDPYFGMVRFSSEKAFPPVSNNWGFFASPQVEKLITTVRNSFDPKALDEASGKLHAAIVDEVPFLFVAHDVGPRAISPKVTGVVQPQSWFIDLSLVSKQD, encoded by the coding sequence ATGACGCATGCTTCAGAACCCCGCGCACGTAGTTTTACCCGGCTGGCCCTGGCCTGTTCGATCGCCGTTGGTGCTTTGTCGCCATTGGCCGCCATGGCCGAAAGTACTTTGCGCATCGCCATGACCGCTGCAGATATTCCGCTGACTCACGGGCAGCCAGATCAAGGTTATGAGGGCAACCGATTCACCGGGATCACCATGTTCGATTCCCTGGTGGAGTGGGACCTGTCGCAAGGTGAGAAGCCCAGCACATTGATTCCAGGGCTGGCCACTGAATGGGCAGTCAAGCCGGACGATCACACCAAGTGGATTTTCAAGCTGCGTCCCGGCGTCAAGTTTCATGACGGCTCGGCGTTCAACGCAGATTCCGTGGTGTGGAACGTCAATAAAGTCCTCGACAAACAGGCCGCGCAATATGCGCCGGGCCAGATCGGCATGACGGTGTCGCGCATGCCGACCCTGCGCAGCGCGCAGAAAATCGATGACCTGACCGTCGAACTGACCACCAGCGAACCCGATGCCGTCCTGCCATATAACCTGACCAACCTGTTCATGGCCTCGCCAACGGCCTGGCAGAAAGATTTCGCCGCCGTTCCCGCAGCCACGACCGATCCGGCGGAACGCTCGAAGCTGGCCTGGACGGCATTCGCCAGCCATTCCGTGGGTACCGGACCGTTCAAGATGGACCGCATGGTGCCGCGCCAGGAACTGGTGCTGGACAAGAATCCCGGCTACTGGGACCCCAAGCGCATTCCCAAGGTCGACCATGTGGTGCTGATTCCACTGCCTGAAGCCAACGCACGTACGGCGGCGCTGTTGTCCGGTCAGGTGGACTGGATCGAAGCGCCCGCGCCGGACGCCATCGAGCAGATCAAGAGCAAGAAATTCAAGATCTACGCCAACGGCCAGCCGCACTTGTGGCCATGGCAGTTCTCATTCGCGCCGGGTTCGCCGTGGCTCGACAAGCGCGTGCGTCAGGCGGCGAACCTGTGTCTGGATCGCAGCGAGCTGAAGGCGTATCTGGGCGGTTTCATGCAGGAAGCCACCGGCATCTACGAGAAAGATTCGCCGTGGTACGGCAATCCGGATTTCAAGATCAAGTATGACCAGGCCGCTGCGCAGAAACTCATGGCTGATGCCGGTTTCAGCAAGGATCACCCGGTCAAGGTGAAGGTCCTGACGTCGGCCTCCGGCTCCGGGCAAATGCAGCCGCTGCCGATGAACGAATACATCCAGCAGAGCCTCAAGGGCTGCTATTTCGACGTGGACATCGCCGTCACCGAATGGAACACCCTGTTCAGCGGCTGGCGTCTGGGTGCCAAAGACCCGGCAGCCCAAGGCGCCAATGCGATCAACGTCAGCGCGGCGGTCATGGACCCGTACTTCGGCATGGTGCGTTTCTCCAGTGAAAAGGCTTTCCCGCCGGTTTCCAACAACTGGGGATTCTTCGCCTCGCCACAGGTCGAGAAGTTGATCACCACGGTGCGCAACTCCTTCGATCCGAAGGCGCTGGACGAAGCTTCCGGCAAGCTGCATGCGGCGATTGTCGATGAAGTGCCGTTCCTGTTTGTCGCCCACGACGTGGGTCCACGGGCCATTTCGCCGAAAGTCACCGGCGTGGTCCAGCCGCAAAGCTGGTTCATCGACTTGTCGCTGGTCTCCAAGCAGGACTGA
- a CDS encoding FecR domain-containing protein, translating to MSSSAPSRRVAEDAAYWLVLLESGAASDEDCAQLQRWREQCPSHEQTWQKAQGLRGRFSALPGELALASLDRPALGRRTVLKRTLIVAALLPGGWLLSQHAPVAAWRADLRTVAGERKELRLPDGSLLQLDTASAVNIDVATRSLALIEGELALNMAANTAAIAIDTPAGRILTNDAELCVRLDGQGCRVSVWRGSVDLFPQNGMSVRLHGGQQTTMNASSVAPLHSFDTRQPGWREGVLSVENQPLGLFLAELSRYRPGVLRWEPALDALKVTGTFRLDDTDKILFLLAASLPVQVRTRTRYWVTLTPRKISA from the coding sequence GTGAGCAGTTCCGCGCCGTCGCGCCGGGTGGCCGAGGATGCGGCGTACTGGCTGGTGCTGCTGGAATCCGGCGCCGCCAGTGACGAAGACTGCGCGCAGCTGCAACGCTGGCGCGAGCAATGCCCCAGTCACGAACAGACCTGGCAAAAAGCCCAGGGCCTGCGCGGCAGATTTTCCGCACTGCCCGGCGAACTGGCACTGGCCAGCCTCGACCGCCCGGCGCTGGGCCGTCGTACCGTTCTCAAGCGAACCTTGATCGTCGCCGCGTTGCTGCCTGGCGGTTGGCTGCTTAGCCAGCATGCCCCCGTGGCGGCCTGGCGCGCTGATTTGCGTACGGTCGCAGGCGAGCGCAAGGAGTTGCGTCTGCCCGATGGCAGCCTGTTGCAACTGGATACAGCCAGCGCGGTGAATATCGACGTTGCCACCCGCAGCCTGGCCCTGATCGAAGGTGAGCTGGCCTTGAACATGGCAGCGAACACGGCCGCCATCGCCATCGACACCCCCGCAGGACGCATTCTGACCAATGACGCCGAGCTTTGCGTGCGGCTGGACGGGCAGGGCTGTAGGGTTTCCGTCTGGCGCGGCAGTGTCGATCTGTTCCCGCAAAACGGGATGAGCGTGCGGCTGCACGGCGGCCAGCAAACCACCATGAACGCATCCTCCGTGGCGCCGTTGCACAGCTTCGACACCCGACAACCGGGCTGGCGCGAAGGGGTGCTCAGCGTCGAAAACCAACCCCTGGGGCTGTTCCTTGCCGAACTGAGTCGGTATCGGCCTGGCGTCCTGCGCTGGGAACCGGCGCTGGATGCCTTGAAAGTCACCGGTACCTTCCGCCTCGACGATACCGACAAGATCCTGTTTCTACTGGCAGCCAGCCTGCCGGTACAGGTGCGGACGCGAACCCGGTATTGGGTCACGCTGACGCCCCGCAAAATTTCTGCCTGA
- the araH gene encoding L-arabinose ABC transporter permease AraH has translation MSTETSLTAPRQGLNVRRLIDDWAMLMAAVGIFVLCALLIDNFMSPLNMRGLGLAISTVGIAACTMLFCLASGHFDLSVGSVLACSGVIAGIVMRDTDSLFLGISAALAMGLVVGLINGIVIAKLRINALIATLATMQIVRGLAYIFSNGKAVGVMNEDFFVFGNGQLYGVPVPILITIACFAFFGWLLNYTTYGRNTLAIGGNQEAALLAGVHVDRTKIIIFAVHGLIGALAGVVLASRMTSGQPMIGQGFELTVISACVLGGVSLSGGIGMIRHVIAGVLILAIIENAMNLKNIDTFYQYVIRGSILLLAVIIDRMKRR, from the coding sequence ATGTCTACCGAAACCAGCCTGACGGCTCCACGCCAGGGTCTCAATGTGCGTCGTTTAATCGACGACTGGGCAATGTTGATGGCCGCTGTGGGCATCTTCGTGCTCTGCGCGCTGCTGATCGATAACTTCATGTCACCGCTGAACATGCGCGGTCTGGGCCTGGCGATTTCCACGGTGGGCATCGCCGCCTGCACCATGCTGTTCTGCCTGGCTTCCGGACATTTCGATTTGTCGGTGGGCTCGGTATTGGCCTGCTCCGGGGTCATCGCCGGGATTGTCATGCGCGACACGGACAGCCTGTTCCTGGGGATTTCGGCCGCCTTGGCCATGGGCCTTGTCGTGGGGCTGATCAATGGCATCGTGATTGCCAAGCTGCGCATCAACGCGCTGATCGCGACGTTGGCGACCATGCAGATCGTCCGCGGCCTTGCGTATATCTTCTCCAACGGCAAGGCCGTCGGAGTGATGAACGAAGACTTCTTCGTGTTCGGCAACGGCCAGCTGTACGGCGTGCCGGTGCCGATCCTGATCACCATTGCCTGCTTCGCCTTCTTTGGCTGGTTGCTCAACTACACGACGTACGGCCGTAACACCCTGGCCATCGGCGGTAACCAGGAAGCTGCGTTGCTGGCGGGTGTGCATGTGGATCGCACCAAGATCATCATCTTCGCCGTGCATGGCCTGATCGGCGCATTGGCCGGCGTGGTCCTGGCTTCGCGGATGACCTCCGGGCAACCGATGATCGGCCAGGGCTTCGAACTGACGGTGATTTCGGCCTGCGTGCTGGGCGGGGTTTCGCTGAGCGGCGGCATCGGCATGATTCGCCATGTGATCGCCGGGGTGCTGATTCTGGCGATCATTGAAAACGCCATGAACCTGAAGAACATCGACACCTTCTATCAATACGTGATTCGTGGTTCGATCCTGCTGCTGGCGGTGATCATTGACCGGATGAAGCGTCGGTAA
- a CDS encoding substrate-binding domain-containing protein, giving the protein MLSRHGIRSLCCVAVATAVLGMSGISSAADKIKIGFLVKQAEEPWFQTEWAFAEKAGKDHGFEVIKIAVPDGEKTLAAIDSLAANGAKGFVICPPDVSLGPAIVAKAKANGMKVMAVDDRFVDAKGKFMEDVPYLGMAAFEVGQQQGAAMAAEAKNRNWDWKETYAIINTYNELDTGKKRTDGSVKALEEAGLPEDHIIYAPQKTLDVPGSMDSTGSALPKLPSSAKNLIVGGMNDNTVLGGVRAASSAFKPTNLIGIGINGTDAIDELKKKESGFFGSMLPSPDKEGYNTALQMYEWVKDGKEPPKYTAMEDVTLITRANFQEVLTKIGLWK; this is encoded by the coding sequence ATGTTGAGTCGCCACGGGATTCGCTCCCTGTGCTGTGTTGCCGTCGCCACTGCCGTTCTGGGCATGAGCGGCATTTCCTCCGCTGCCGATAAGATCAAGATCGGCTTTCTGGTCAAGCAGGCTGAAGAACCCTGGTTCCAGACGGAATGGGCTTTTGCCGAGAAAGCCGGGAAGGATCATGGTTTCGAGGTCATAAAAATCGCCGTGCCAGACGGTGAAAAGACTCTCGCCGCTATCGACAGCCTTGCCGCCAACGGCGCCAAGGGCTTCGTCATCTGCCCGCCAGATGTTTCGCTGGGCCCGGCCATTGTCGCCAAGGCCAAGGCCAATGGCATGAAAGTCATGGCCGTTGATGATCGCTTCGTCGATGCCAAGGGTAAGTTCATGGAAGACGTGCCGTATCTGGGCATGGCCGCTTTCGAAGTGGGTCAGCAACAGGGCGCCGCCATGGCCGCTGAAGCGAAGAATCGCAACTGGGACTGGAAAGAGACCTACGCGATCATCAACACCTACAACGAACTGGATACCGGTAAAAAGCGTACTGACGGTTCTGTTAAAGCGCTGGAGGAAGCCGGCCTGCCAGAAGACCACATTATCTACGCGCCGCAGAAAACCCTCGACGTGCCCGGCAGCATGGACTCAACCGGCTCGGCACTGCCTAAACTTCCTTCCTCGGCTAAAAACCTGATCGTTGGCGGCATGAACGACAACACAGTCCTGGGCGGTGTTCGCGCAGCAAGCTCTGCATTCAAGCCGACAAACCTCATCGGGATTGGTATCAATGGTACCGACGCCATCGACGAATTGAAGAAGAAGGAAAGTGGCTTCTTCGGTTCGATGCTGCCAAGCCCGGACAAGGAAGGCTACAACACCGCTTTGCAGATGTATGAGTGGGTCAAGGATGGCAAGGAACCGCCTAAATACACCGCGATGGAAGACGTGACATTGATCACCCGTGCCAACTTTCAGGAAGTGCTGACCAAAATCGGTCTCTGGAAGTAA